Within Flagellimonas maritima, the genomic segment AGATTTTATTAATTCAGTAAAGGAAAATATTTCGCATTTGGGGAGGACCAATGTTGATGTATACGGCGCAGTCTATCTAAAAACCGATGGCGAACGTTTGATCACTGCATTTAAGTTCGAGGAAAATTCCGATAAAAAGAAATGGTTCTATTATGAGTATAAAATCGATGATGACGGAGAATTACAGCTGAGCTGATTTTTGTAAATATTTTAAATTAGGCCGTGTTAACACTACAAAAAAAATCATCCTTGTCACGAGGAACTGACAAGGAAACAATTTGAACCCATAGCTCATATCATCCATTCAATTTTTCCAAAAATTCCTGCTCTGTAATAATCGGCACTCCCAAATTCTCGGCTTTGGATTTTTTGCTTGGCCCCATGTTGTCGCCGGCCACCAAAAACGAGGTTTTGGATGAAATGGAAGAAGCCACTTTGCCCCCATTATCCTCAATAATTTTTTTTAGTTCGGTTCTACCGATTGTTTCAAAAACACCGGATACCACAAAAGTTTGTCCTTTTAGTTTTTCGGATTGATTTTCCAACTGTTCTTCGGACAAGGAGAATTGCAATCCATAAGATTTAAGTCTTTGGATGATTTCCACGTTTTCAGGTTCAACAAAAAATTGGACCACACTCTCTGCTATACGTTCACCAATTTCATCCACCGCTATTAATTCTTCAATAGTGGCAGCCATTAAGGAATCAATATTCTTATAAGCCTTTGCCAGTTTTTTTGCCACGGTTTCTCCTACGTAACGTATGCCCAAACCGAACAAAACCCGTTCAAATGGAATGTTCTTGGAAGCTGCAACACCATTCACCAGATTTTCAGCGGATTTTTCTGCCATGCGTTCCAATGGCATTAGCTGTTCTTTGGTCAAGACATATAAATCTGCATAACTGGCTATTAAATCCTCTTTAAAAAGCAATTCCACGGTTTCCCCTCCCAAACCTTCAATATCCATAGCTTTTCTAGAAATAAAATGTTGGATGCGACCTGTTATCTGAGGGGGACAACCTGTATCATTTGGACAAAAATGTTGTGCCTCACCCTCTTTTCGAATCAGTTCTGTTCTACATTCGGGACAATTTTGAATGTAGCTGGTCGGTACTGAATCTGAAGGACGTTTTGTAAAATCAACTGCAATTATCTTTGGAATAATCTCACCTCCTTTCTCCACAAAAACGGTATCCCCTACCCTTATGTCCAGTTTTGCCATTTGGTCAGCATTGTGCAACGAAGCCCTTTTTACCGTGGTACCTGCCAATAACACCGGTGTTAAGTTTGCAACAGGTGTAATCGCTCCCGTTCTGCCCACTTGATAGGTAATTTCATTTAACACGGTTGAAACCTGTTCTGCCTTAAATTTGTAGGCCATTGCCCAGCGTGGAGCCTTGGCGGTATAACCCAATTCCTCTTGATGTCGCAAGCTATTTACTTTAATAACCACACCATCAGTTTCATAAGGCAGGTCATGCCGATGTGTATCCCAGTAGTCGACAAACTGCATGACTTCATCAGTGGTTTTGCAAAGCTTTGCCACCGATGGGACTTTA encodes:
- the ligA gene encoding NAD-dependent DNA ligase LigA; amino-acid sequence: MNTQQKIESLRKELREHNYNYYVLDQPIISDFDFDLKLKELQELEQAYPEFYDATSPTLRVGGMVTKNFETVRHEHRMYSLDNSYSKEDLEDWEKRIQRILGDVEVAFTCELKYDGASISLTYEEGNLVRAVTRGDGFQGDDVTTNIKTIKSIPLQLKGDYPPKFDIRGEIILTLEGFAKMNQERLANGEEAYMNPRNTASGSLKLQDSALVAQRPLECLLYSIAGRILNISSQFEVLEKARAWGFKVPSVAKLCKTTDEVMQFVDYWDTHRHDLPYETDGVVIKVNSLRHQEELGYTAKAPRWAMAYKFKAEQVSTVLNEITYQVGRTGAITPVANLTPVLLAGTTVKRASLHNADQMAKLDIRVGDTVFVEKGGEIIPKIIAVDFTKRPSDSVPTSYIQNCPECRTELIRKEGEAQHFCPNDTGCPPQITGRIQHFISRKAMDIEGLGGETVELLFKEDLIASYADLYVLTKEQLMPLERMAEKSAENLVNGVAASKNIPFERVLFGLGIRYVGETVAKKLAKAYKNIDSLMAATIEELIAVDEIGERIAESVVQFFVEPENVEIIQRLKSYGLQFSLSEEQLENQSEKLKGQTFVVSGVFETIGRTELKKIIEDNGGKVASSISSKTSFLVAGDNMGPSKKSKAENLGVPIITEQEFLEKLNG